From one Simplicispira suum genomic stretch:
- a CDS encoding cupin domain-containing protein: protein MTIQGFTATHAKDARFERGLRSFFEYRDLGIQDATQGRVDAHVIRAAAGQEFSSQPHLHHTHFQLVYILKGWIEFEYEGQGTVRLEAGSCVYQPPGIRHRELGHSPDIEMLEIVLPAGFTTEEVDSVNG from the coding sequence ATGACCATACAAGGCTTCACCGCCACCCACGCCAAGGACGCCAGGTTCGAGCGCGGCCTGCGTTCGTTCTTCGAGTACCGCGACCTGGGCATCCAAGACGCCACCCAAGGCCGCGTCGATGCCCACGTCATCCGCGCTGCGGCCGGGCAGGAATTTTCGAGCCAACCACATTTGCACCACACGCACTTCCAGCTCGTCTACATCCTCAAGGGCTGGATTGAATTCGAGTACGAGGGCCAGGGCACCGTACGCCTGGAGGCGGGCTCCTGCGTGTACCAGCCGCCCGGCATCCGCCACCGCGAACTGGGCCACAGCCCGGACATTGAGATGCTGGAAATTGTGCTGCCCGCAGGTTTCACTACCGAAGAAGTAGATTCCGTCAACGGTTAG
- a CDS encoding purine-cytosine permease family protein, with amino-acid sequence MTTPTLPANEALAPIAPDRRVFGLRDHAALWFSLGVGLLVMQVGAYLMPALGTKEAMLAIVGGSLIGAGMLGWVAKIGCDSGLASAGLMHAVYGRSFARLPIILNIVQLLGWGTFELVIMRDATVAIGRQSGAMLAGYWPVLATLLWGGVITLLISGSMVQLVRQIISRVALPLVVLSLLWLTWKFLGMAQAQGLEALWQRRGEGGMGVLPALDLVIAMPISWLPLVADYARHGKSGSAALRGTWAGYALANIWCYALGVLVALVLPSADLVTALLLAQGGLIALSLILIDEVDNAYGDAYSGAVSTHSLLPRWSVRQWGLLIALLCTGMALVLPMHSLEPFLLLLSSVFVPLFGAILGRLAGRSDVAAQVEGARPAHAAPIAIWIGGIAFYHLLPQFSSALGSALPTLALSFALARITRTHSA; translated from the coding sequence ATGACGACACCTACCCTCCCCGCCAACGAAGCGCTGGCGCCTATCGCGCCCGACCGGCGCGTCTTCGGCCTGCGCGACCACGCTGCGCTGTGGTTCAGCCTGGGCGTCGGGCTGCTGGTGATGCAGGTGGGCGCCTACCTGATGCCGGCGCTAGGCACCAAGGAAGCCATGCTCGCCATTGTCGGCGGCTCGCTGATTGGCGCCGGCATGCTCGGCTGGGTGGCCAAGATCGGCTGCGACAGCGGCCTGGCCAGCGCCGGACTGATGCACGCGGTCTATGGACGCAGCTTTGCGCGGCTGCCCATCATCCTGAACATCGTGCAACTGCTGGGCTGGGGCACGTTTGAACTGGTGATCATGCGCGACGCCACCGTGGCGATTGGCCGCCAGTCGGGCGCCATGCTGGCGGGCTACTGGCCGGTGCTGGCCACCCTGCTGTGGGGCGGCGTGATCACGCTGCTGATCAGCGGCTCCATGGTGCAGCTGGTGCGCCAAATCATTTCCCGCGTGGCACTCCCGCTGGTGGTGCTCTCCTTGCTCTGGCTGACCTGGAAGTTTCTGGGCATGGCGCAGGCGCAAGGGCTCGAAGCCCTTTGGCAGCGGCGCGGCGAAGGCGGCATGGGCGTGCTGCCGGCGCTGGACCTGGTGATTGCCATGCCGATCTCCTGGCTGCCCCTGGTGGCCGACTACGCCCGCCACGGCAAGAGCGGCAGCGCGGCGCTGCGTGGCACCTGGGCGGGCTATGCGCTGGCCAACATCTGGTGCTACGCGCTGGGTGTGCTGGTGGCGCTGGTGCTGCCCAGCGCCGACCTGGTGACGGCGCTGCTGCTGGCGCAGGGCGGGCTGATTGCGCTCTCGCTCATCCTGATTGACGAGGTGGACAACGCCTATGGCGATGCGTATTCGGGTGCTGTTTCGACGCACAGCCTGCTGCCGCGCTGGAGCGTGCGCCAGTGGGGCCTGCTGATCGCGCTGCTGTGCACCGGCATGGCGCTGGTGCTGCCCATGCACAGCCTGGAGCCGTTTTTGCTGCTGCTCAGCTCGGTGTTCGTACCGCTGTTTGGCGCGATTCTCGGGCGCCTCGCAGGGCGCAGCGACGTGGCGGCCCAGGTAGAAGGAGCGCGCCCTGCGCATGCGGCGCCAATTGCCATCTGGATCGGCGGAATCGCCTTCTACCACCTGCTGCCGCAGTTCAGCTCGGCATTGGGCTCGGCTTTGCCGACCTTGGCGCTGAGCTTTGCGCTCGCTCGGATCACGCGCACGCACAGCGCCTGA